A genomic segment from Tachysurus fulvidraco isolate hzauxx_2018 chromosome 21, HZAU_PFXX_2.0, whole genome shotgun sequence encodes:
- the rexo4 gene encoding RNA exonuclease 4 isoform X2 has translation MGLTSILLSNICSLDNKLDYIGFDNTACSGGVLNSEKNTNAKKLNSLPVKESHKAVQRAKEETNIPAHNLNQSKLQGSEVAGIEQRRNHPKQHKSQKRKINDAEGQQKKQADKRKNIEEAEKKPTEADIWFDDIDPDDIEAAVGLEAANIVRKRSGITKTDAKIIQSTEQLLAKRSTCDGLTHAIAMDCEMVGVGTGGEESMLARVSIVNYFGKCVYDKYVKPTEKVTDYRTAVSGIRPADIEHGEIFKTVQQEVAKILEGRILVGHAIHNDLKILLLDHPKRNTRDTQKYKPFRKIVKSGRPALRVLCQEILNVQVQQGEHSSVQDAQATMRLYTLVKKKWEAELKSSRGRTTSQKSSRKPRAKANLRTEQMK, from the exons GTGCTCAACTCAGAAAAGAATACAAATGCAAAGAAGCTTAATTCATTACCAGTTAAAGAGTCTCACAAAGCTGTACAGAGGGCcaaagaagaaacaaatataCCAGCTCATAACTTAAATCAATCAAAACTGCAGGGATCTGAAGTGGCTGGAATTGAACAAAGAAGGAATCATCCTAAACAGCACAAATCTCagaagaggaaaataaatgacGCAGAAGGACAACAAAAGAAACAGGCAGACAAAAGGAAGAACATTGAAGAAGCAGAAAAGAAGCCAACAGA GGCAGATATCTGGTTTGATGACATCGACCCTGATGACATTGAGGCTGCTGTCGGCTTGGAGGCTGCTAACATTGTGAGGAAGAGGAGTGGCATAACTAAAACAGATGCCAAAATTATACAGAGTACGGAACAGTTGCTGGCCAAGAGGAGCACTTGCGATGg ATTGACACATGCCATTGCTATGGATTGTGAGATGGTAGGGGTGGGGACTGGAGGAGAAGAGAGCATGTTGGCACGTGTCTCCATCGTCAACTACTTTGGCAAGTGTGTTTATGACAAATATGTTAAACCAACAGAGAAAGTCACTGACTACAGGACAGCTGTGAGCGGCATTCGGCCTGCTGACATCGAACACG GAGAGATCTTCAAAACTGTACAACAGGAAGTGGCTAAGATTCTGGAGGGACGAATATTAGTGGGACATGCCATCCATAATGACCTAAAG attttattattgGATCACCCAAAAAGAAATACAAGAGACACTCAGAAGTACAAACCATTTAGGAAGATAGTAAAG AGTGGACGTCCTGCTTTGAGGGTTTTGTGTCAGGAGATTCTGAATGTTCAAGTACAGCAGGGAGAGCACTCATCT GTCCAGGATGCTCAGGCCACTATGCGTTTATACACACTGGTGAAGAAAAAGTGGGAGGCAGAGCTTAAATCCAGCAGGGGAAGGACCACCAGCCAGAAAAGCTCTCGGAAGCCCAGAGCAAAAGCTAACTTGAGAACAGAGCAAATGAAATGA
- the cacfd1 gene encoding calcium channel flower homolog, translated as MSSEEAAAANKNTDGDGMSWWYRWLCKTAAVLGGISCAVMGVWNCVTVKPLNIAAGVWMVLTACVLFICEVPFCCQFVEFANAVAERADRMRPWQKAVLYCGMALFPVFLGLSLTTLFGNSIAFATGVLYGLASLGKKGDAVSYARLQHQKQADEEKLAGMTDGSVP; from the exons ATGAGCTCAGAGGAAGCGGCAGCAGCGAACAAAAACACCGATGGGGACGGAATGTCCTGGTGGTACCGGTGGCTGTGTAAGACTGCTGCTGTACTGGGGGGAATTT CATGTGCTGTGATGGGTGTTTGGAATTGTGTGACTGTGAAGCCATTAAATATCGCTGCAGGGGTCTGGATGGT GTTGACTGCATGTGTGTTGTTCATCTGTGAAGTCCCATTCTGCTGTCAGTTTGTGGAGTTTGCGAATGCTGTGGCAGAACGAGCAGACAGGATGCGACCCTGGCAGAAAGCAGTGCTTTATTGTGG GATGGCGCTGTTCCCTGTATTTCTCGGGCTGTCTTTGACCACGCTGTTTGGGAATTCTATCGCCTTTGCTACAGGAGTACTTTATGGACTCGCTTCCCTTGGAAAGAA ggGGGATGCAGTTAGCTACGCTCGGCTGCAGCACCAGAAACAAGCTGATGAAGAAAAACTTGCTGGCATGACGGATGGCTCAGTTCCATGA